The Sphaeramia orbicularis chromosome 16, fSphaOr1.1, whole genome shotgun sequence genome window below encodes:
- the clstn3 gene encoding calsyntenin-3 isoform X2, producing MDRMNFLSFLLLCLTSVANGNKANKHKPWIETEYQGIVMENDNTVLLNPPLFALDKDAPLHYAGEICGFRVHNGPLGSGSVQFEAVVLDRSTGEGLVRSKEPLDCESQREHSFTIQAYDCGEGPDGVNSKKSHKATVHVRVNDVNEFSPVFVERRYEASVPEGRLFDRIVRVEALDADCSPQYSQICFYDIITPNVPFAIDNDGNIKNTEPLDSKRQRIHTFWVTAFDCGKNRAQADAQVVVTVKPSCKPGWIGWTKRVEYTPGSGSIPLFPSLHLETCEETVWNIQATVELQTGHIGKGCDRDSYSDRSVRRLCGAVRGEVDLLPPPSPAANWTSALPTLPSSDSSLVFSFNGSNHVAVVPDAVVSALSGDHFTLQLWMRRGGANIQPATTQTRGNRKEEETIVCSTVKNDDSFSHYSLSVHGCRLSLFYWPDVSAARPVKFLWKLEQVCDSEWHHLSLSVQFPSVTLYVDGVTFDPALIHDNGAIPNPAPRQRMFIGACWEPEEEQKEILNNTIPEVKYIGGYHGLLSGVTVRPGSVEPHSVVECLYACREGLDFGDLETLGSGMKVHVNPSQSVLVLEGDDIESFNRAVQQVTYRNSLRFATPGVRPLKLTTSLRCFNEESCLSLKQLEGYLVVLQPDAPQISLSGVGPHLARPAPEFEGPRGVPLFPELRIVCSLSHAVNTAAQGMEGGALMSDAVAHTLDGCEVQPLGEELNPEREELLVDMDVVRERGLEIINTTAYIAITGAESISVYEDVLRSVRYRLAKGSARFERRFRLSCSEMNGRYTSNELTLEVNFLHSLDSLYHPSHLLASQQQFLHPSHHAGELSGHTLPNPHRNSVVPGAATVIIMVCVGFLVVMVILGVFRIRSIHRRGEGSRGGAKEGSNQWDDSALTIIVNPMESYESRMGISADTEGEGEEDEEVAESPDDASDDQRIIIKKEGRDSNARRY from the exons ATGGACAGAATGAAttttctctccttcctcctcctttgcTTGACTTCGGTTGCCAATGGCAACAAAG CCAATAAGCACAAGCCATGGATCGAGACAGAGTACCAGGGGATTGTCATGGAGAACGACAACACCGTGCTGCTCAATCCCCCACTTTTTGCCTTGGACAAAGATGCTCCACTACACTACGCTG GTGAGATCTGTGGCTTCCGGGTCCATAACGGCCCCCTGGGTTCGGGTTCGGTCCAGTTTGAAGCGGTGGTTCTGGATCGCTCCACTGGCGAGGGTCTGGTCCGGTCCAAGGAACCGCTGGACTGTGAGAGCCAGCGGGAGCACAGCTTCACCATCCAGGCGTACGACTGTGGAGAGGGACCGGATGGAGTCAACAGCAAGAAATCACACAA gGCCACCGTACATGTTCGTGTGAACGATGTCAATGAGTTCTCCCCTGTGTTTGTTGAGCGTCGCTACGAGGCGTCGGTCCCTGAAGGCCGTCTGTTTGACCGAATCGTGCGCGTGGAGGCTCTAGATGCCGACTGTTCCCCGCAGTACAGCCAGATCTGCTTCTATGACATCATCACTCCCAATGTGCCCTTTGCTATTGACAACGATG GTAACATCAAAAATACAGAGCCATTGGATTCGAAGCGTCAGCGCATTCACACCTTCTGGGTAACCGCTTTCGACTGTGGCAAGAACCGCGCTCAAGCTGACGCCCAGGTTGTCGTCACGGTCAAGCCATCCTGCAAACCTGGCTGGATTG GATGGACTAAACGTGTAGAATACACACCTGGGTCAGGCAGCATCCCCCTGTTCCCCAGCCTGCATTTGGAGACCTGTGAAGAGACAGTGTGGAACATCCAGGCCACCGTAGAGCTCCAAACAGGCCACATCGGGAAGGGATGTGACAGGGACAGCTACTCTGACAGATCTGTGCGCCGACTGTGTG gTGCTGTGAGGGGTGAAGTGGACCTCCTCCCACCTCCATCTCCTGCAGCCAACTGGACCTCAGCACTACCCACACTCCCCTCCTCTGATTCATCTCTGGTCTTCTCTTTCAACGGGTCCAACCACGTCGCTGTGGTGCCTGATGCAGTTGTGTCTGCGTTATCAGGGGACCATTTCACTCTACAGCTGTGGATGCGAAGAGGTGGAGCCAACATCCAACCTGCGACCACTCAGACTAGAGGAAATCGGAAGGAGGAAGAGACTATTGTTTGCAGCACTGTCAAAAATG ATGACTCCTTCTCCCACTACTCCCTCTCCGTCCACGGCTGCCGCCTCTCTCTCTTCTACTGGCCTGACGTCTCAGCCGCACGGCCTGTCAAGTTCCTCTGGAAACTGGAGCAG GTGTGTGACAGCGAATGGCATCACCTCTCTCTCAGTGTCCAGTTCCCTTCTGTGACCCTGTACGTCGatggtgtgacctttgacccagcCCTCATCCATGACAACGGAGCCATTCCAAACCCTGCCCCCCGCCAGAGGATGTTCATTGGTGCCTGCTGGG AGCCAGAAGAGGAACAGAAGGAGATACTAAATAACACCATCCCAGAGG TAAAGTATATAGGTGGTTACCATGGCCTGTTGTCGGGGGTGACGGTGCGTCCTGGCAGCGTGGAGCCTCACAGTGTGGTGGAGTGTCTGTATGCCTGCAGGGAGGGTCTGGACTTTGGAGACCTGGAGACTCTGGGCTCTGGAATGAAG GTTCATGTGAACCCCAGCCAGTCGGTCCTAGTGTTGGAGGGCGATGATATCGAGAGCTTCAACCGTGCTGTACAACAGGTCACCTACCGAAACTCTCTACGCTTCGCCACCCCTGGAGTCCGGCCTCTCAAACTAACCACCTCACTCAG ATGTTTCAATGAGGAGAGCTGTCTGTCCCTGAAGCAGCTGGAAGGCTACCTGGTGGTCCTCCAGCCCGATGCCCCTCAGATCTCTCTGTCTGGAGTCGGTCCTCACCTGGCTCGTCCTGCTCCCGAGTTCGAAGGCCCCCGAGGCGTCCCGCTTTTCCCCGAGCTTCGGATTGTCTGTTCCCTCTCTCACGCTGTCAACACAGCTGCACAGGGGATGGAGGGAGGAG CTCTGATGTCAGATGCAGTGGCTCACACTCTGGACGGCTGTGAGGTGCAGCCGCTGGGGGAGGAGCTAAACCCAGAGCGAGAGGAGCTTCTGGTGGACATGGATGTTGTACGTGAGCGGGGACTGGAGATCATTAACACCACTGCTTATATTGCCATCACAG GTGCAGAATCCATCTCTGTGTACGAGGACGTCCTTCGTTCAGTTCGCTACAGACTCGCCAAAGGCTCTGCCCGCTTCGAGAGGCGGTTCCGCCTGTCCTGCTCTGAGATGAATGGCAGATATACAAGCAATGAATTGACTCTGGAG GTGAACTTCCTCCACTCTCTGGACAGTTTATACCACCCATCCCACCTTCTCGCCTCCCAGCAGCAGTTCCTCCATCCATCCCACCATGCCGGGGAGTTGAGTGGACACACTCTGCCTAATCCACACCGCAACTCAG TGGTTCCAGGAGCAGCCACCGTCATCATAATGGTGTGTGTGGGCTTCCTGGTTGTTATGGTGATCCTTGGTGTTTTCCGAATCCGCTCTATCCACCGCCGAGGTGAAGGTTCCAGGGGCGGGGCTAAAGAGGGTAGTAACCAATGGGATGACTCGGCCCTCACCATAATAGTCAACCCCATGGAG TCTTACGAGTCCCGCATGGGCATCTCTGCTGACAcggagggagagggggaggaggatgaggaggtagCAGAGTCACCTGATGATGCGAGTGACGACCAGCGAATCATCATCAAGAAGGAGGGGAGAGACAGCAACGCCCGTCGCTACTGA
- the clstn3 gene encoding calsyntenin-3 isoform X1, which produces MDRMNFLSFLLLCLTSVANGNKANKHKPWIETEYQGIVMENDNTVLLNPPLFALDKDAPLHYAGEICGFRVHNGPLGSGSVQFEAVVLDRSTGEGLVRSKEPLDCESQREHSFTIQAYDCGEGPDGVNSKKSHKATVHVRVNDVNEFSPVFVERRYEASVPEGRLFDRIVRVEALDADCSPQYSQICFYDIITPNVPFAIDNDGNIKNTEPLDSKRQRIHTFWVTAFDCGKNRAQADAQVVVTVKPSCKPGWIGWTKRVEYTPGSGSIPLFPSLHLETCEETVWNIQATVELQTGHIGKGCDRDSYSDRSVRRLCGAVRGEVDLLPPPSPAANWTSALPTLPSSDSSLVFSFNGSNHVAVVPDAVVSALSGDHFTLQLWMRRGGANIQPATTQTRGNRKEEETIVCSTVKNDDSFSHYSLSVHGCRLSLFYWPDVSAARPVKFLWKLEQVCDSEWHHLSLSVQFPSVTLYVDGVTFDPALIHDNGAIPNPAPRQRMFIGACWEPEEEQKEILNNTIPEGKDSVKYIGGYHGLLSGVTVRPGSVEPHSVVECLYACREGLDFGDLETLGSGMKVHVNPSQSVLVLEGDDIESFNRAVQQVTYRNSLRFATPGVRPLKLTTSLRCFNEESCLSLKQLEGYLVVLQPDAPQISLSGVGPHLARPAPEFEGPRGVPLFPELRIVCSLSHAVNTAAQGMEGGALMSDAVAHTLDGCEVQPLGEELNPEREELLVDMDVVRERGLEIINTTAYIAITGAESISVYEDVLRSVRYRLAKGSARFERRFRLSCSEMNGRYTSNELTLEVNFLHSLDSLYHPSHLLASQQQFLHPSHHAGELSGHTLPNPHRNSVVPGAATVIIMVCVGFLVVMVILGVFRIRSIHRRGEGSRGGAKEGSNQWDDSALTIIVNPMESYESRMGISADTEGEGEEDEEVAESPDDASDDQRIIIKKEGRDSNARRY; this is translated from the exons ATGGACAGAATGAAttttctctccttcctcctcctttgcTTGACTTCGGTTGCCAATGGCAACAAAG CCAATAAGCACAAGCCATGGATCGAGACAGAGTACCAGGGGATTGTCATGGAGAACGACAACACCGTGCTGCTCAATCCCCCACTTTTTGCCTTGGACAAAGATGCTCCACTACACTACGCTG GTGAGATCTGTGGCTTCCGGGTCCATAACGGCCCCCTGGGTTCGGGTTCGGTCCAGTTTGAAGCGGTGGTTCTGGATCGCTCCACTGGCGAGGGTCTGGTCCGGTCCAAGGAACCGCTGGACTGTGAGAGCCAGCGGGAGCACAGCTTCACCATCCAGGCGTACGACTGTGGAGAGGGACCGGATGGAGTCAACAGCAAGAAATCACACAA gGCCACCGTACATGTTCGTGTGAACGATGTCAATGAGTTCTCCCCTGTGTTTGTTGAGCGTCGCTACGAGGCGTCGGTCCCTGAAGGCCGTCTGTTTGACCGAATCGTGCGCGTGGAGGCTCTAGATGCCGACTGTTCCCCGCAGTACAGCCAGATCTGCTTCTATGACATCATCACTCCCAATGTGCCCTTTGCTATTGACAACGATG GTAACATCAAAAATACAGAGCCATTGGATTCGAAGCGTCAGCGCATTCACACCTTCTGGGTAACCGCTTTCGACTGTGGCAAGAACCGCGCTCAAGCTGACGCCCAGGTTGTCGTCACGGTCAAGCCATCCTGCAAACCTGGCTGGATTG GATGGACTAAACGTGTAGAATACACACCTGGGTCAGGCAGCATCCCCCTGTTCCCCAGCCTGCATTTGGAGACCTGTGAAGAGACAGTGTGGAACATCCAGGCCACCGTAGAGCTCCAAACAGGCCACATCGGGAAGGGATGTGACAGGGACAGCTACTCTGACAGATCTGTGCGCCGACTGTGTG gTGCTGTGAGGGGTGAAGTGGACCTCCTCCCACCTCCATCTCCTGCAGCCAACTGGACCTCAGCACTACCCACACTCCCCTCCTCTGATTCATCTCTGGTCTTCTCTTTCAACGGGTCCAACCACGTCGCTGTGGTGCCTGATGCAGTTGTGTCTGCGTTATCAGGGGACCATTTCACTCTACAGCTGTGGATGCGAAGAGGTGGAGCCAACATCCAACCTGCGACCACTCAGACTAGAGGAAATCGGAAGGAGGAAGAGACTATTGTTTGCAGCACTGTCAAAAATG ATGACTCCTTCTCCCACTACTCCCTCTCCGTCCACGGCTGCCGCCTCTCTCTCTTCTACTGGCCTGACGTCTCAGCCGCACGGCCTGTCAAGTTCCTCTGGAAACTGGAGCAG GTGTGTGACAGCGAATGGCATCACCTCTCTCTCAGTGTCCAGTTCCCTTCTGTGACCCTGTACGTCGatggtgtgacctttgacccagcCCTCATCCATGACAACGGAGCCATTCCAAACCCTGCCCCCCGCCAGAGGATGTTCATTGGTGCCTGCTGGG AGCCAGAAGAGGAACAGAAGGAGATACTAAATAACACCATCCCAGAGGGTAAAGACTCAG TAAAGTATATAGGTGGTTACCATGGCCTGTTGTCGGGGGTGACGGTGCGTCCTGGCAGCGTGGAGCCTCACAGTGTGGTGGAGTGTCTGTATGCCTGCAGGGAGGGTCTGGACTTTGGAGACCTGGAGACTCTGGGCTCTGGAATGAAG GTTCATGTGAACCCCAGCCAGTCGGTCCTAGTGTTGGAGGGCGATGATATCGAGAGCTTCAACCGTGCTGTACAACAGGTCACCTACCGAAACTCTCTACGCTTCGCCACCCCTGGAGTCCGGCCTCTCAAACTAACCACCTCACTCAG ATGTTTCAATGAGGAGAGCTGTCTGTCCCTGAAGCAGCTGGAAGGCTACCTGGTGGTCCTCCAGCCCGATGCCCCTCAGATCTCTCTGTCTGGAGTCGGTCCTCACCTGGCTCGTCCTGCTCCCGAGTTCGAAGGCCCCCGAGGCGTCCCGCTTTTCCCCGAGCTTCGGATTGTCTGTTCCCTCTCTCACGCTGTCAACACAGCTGCACAGGGGATGGAGGGAGGAG CTCTGATGTCAGATGCAGTGGCTCACACTCTGGACGGCTGTGAGGTGCAGCCGCTGGGGGAGGAGCTAAACCCAGAGCGAGAGGAGCTTCTGGTGGACATGGATGTTGTACGTGAGCGGGGACTGGAGATCATTAACACCACTGCTTATATTGCCATCACAG GTGCAGAATCCATCTCTGTGTACGAGGACGTCCTTCGTTCAGTTCGCTACAGACTCGCCAAAGGCTCTGCCCGCTTCGAGAGGCGGTTCCGCCTGTCCTGCTCTGAGATGAATGGCAGATATACAAGCAATGAATTGACTCTGGAG GTGAACTTCCTCCACTCTCTGGACAGTTTATACCACCCATCCCACCTTCTCGCCTCCCAGCAGCAGTTCCTCCATCCATCCCACCATGCCGGGGAGTTGAGTGGACACACTCTGCCTAATCCACACCGCAACTCAG TGGTTCCAGGAGCAGCCACCGTCATCATAATGGTGTGTGTGGGCTTCCTGGTTGTTATGGTGATCCTTGGTGTTTTCCGAATCCGCTCTATCCACCGCCGAGGTGAAGGTTCCAGGGGCGGGGCTAAAGAGGGTAGTAACCAATGGGATGACTCGGCCCTCACCATAATAGTCAACCCCATGGAG TCTTACGAGTCCCGCATGGGCATCTCTGCTGACAcggagggagagggggaggaggatgaggaggtagCAGAGTCACCTGATGATGCGAGTGACGACCAGCGAATCATCATCAAGAAGGAGGGGAGAGACAGCAACGCCCGTCGCTACTGA
- the clstn3 gene encoding calsyntenin-3 isoform X3: MENDNTVLLNPPLFALDKDAPLHYAGEICGFRVHNGPLGSGSVQFEAVVLDRSTGEGLVRSKEPLDCESQREHSFTIQAYDCGEGPDGVNSKKSHKATVHVRVNDVNEFSPVFVERRYEASVPEGRLFDRIVRVEALDADCSPQYSQICFYDIITPNVPFAIDNDGNIKNTEPLDSKRQRIHTFWVTAFDCGKNRAQADAQVVVTVKPSCKPGWIGWTKRVEYTPGSGSIPLFPSLHLETCEETVWNIQATVELQTGHIGKGCDRDSYSDRSVRRLCGAVRGEVDLLPPPSPAANWTSALPTLPSSDSSLVFSFNGSNHVAVVPDAVVSALSGDHFTLQLWMRRGGANIQPATTQTRGNRKEEETIVCSTVKNDDSFSHYSLSVHGCRLSLFYWPDVSAARPVKFLWKLEQVCDSEWHHLSLSVQFPSVTLYVDGVTFDPALIHDNGAIPNPAPRQRMFIGACWEPEEEQKEILNNTIPEGKDSVKYIGGYHGLLSGVTVRPGSVEPHSVVECLYACREGLDFGDLETLGSGMKVHVNPSQSVLVLEGDDIESFNRAVQQVTYRNSLRFATPGVRPLKLTTSLRCFNEESCLSLKQLEGYLVVLQPDAPQISLSGVGPHLARPAPEFEGPRGVPLFPELRIVCSLSHAVNTAAQGMEGGALMSDAVAHTLDGCEVQPLGEELNPEREELLVDMDVVRERGLEIINTTAYIAITGAESISVYEDVLRSVRYRLAKGSARFERRFRLSCSEMNGRYTSNELTLEVNFLHSLDSLYHPSHLLASQQQFLHPSHHAGELSGHTLPNPHRNSVVPGAATVIIMVCVGFLVVMVILGVFRIRSIHRRGEGSRGGAKEGSNQWDDSALTIIVNPMESYESRMGISADTEGEGEEDEEVAESPDDASDDQRIIIKKEGRDSNARRY; the protein is encoded by the exons ATGGAGAACGACAACACCGTGCTGCTCAATCCCCCACTTTTTGCCTTGGACAAAGATGCTCCACTACACTACGCTG GTGAGATCTGTGGCTTCCGGGTCCATAACGGCCCCCTGGGTTCGGGTTCGGTCCAGTTTGAAGCGGTGGTTCTGGATCGCTCCACTGGCGAGGGTCTGGTCCGGTCCAAGGAACCGCTGGACTGTGAGAGCCAGCGGGAGCACAGCTTCACCATCCAGGCGTACGACTGTGGAGAGGGACCGGATGGAGTCAACAGCAAGAAATCACACAA gGCCACCGTACATGTTCGTGTGAACGATGTCAATGAGTTCTCCCCTGTGTTTGTTGAGCGTCGCTACGAGGCGTCGGTCCCTGAAGGCCGTCTGTTTGACCGAATCGTGCGCGTGGAGGCTCTAGATGCCGACTGTTCCCCGCAGTACAGCCAGATCTGCTTCTATGACATCATCACTCCCAATGTGCCCTTTGCTATTGACAACGATG GTAACATCAAAAATACAGAGCCATTGGATTCGAAGCGTCAGCGCATTCACACCTTCTGGGTAACCGCTTTCGACTGTGGCAAGAACCGCGCTCAAGCTGACGCCCAGGTTGTCGTCACGGTCAAGCCATCCTGCAAACCTGGCTGGATTG GATGGACTAAACGTGTAGAATACACACCTGGGTCAGGCAGCATCCCCCTGTTCCCCAGCCTGCATTTGGAGACCTGTGAAGAGACAGTGTGGAACATCCAGGCCACCGTAGAGCTCCAAACAGGCCACATCGGGAAGGGATGTGACAGGGACAGCTACTCTGACAGATCTGTGCGCCGACTGTGTG gTGCTGTGAGGGGTGAAGTGGACCTCCTCCCACCTCCATCTCCTGCAGCCAACTGGACCTCAGCACTACCCACACTCCCCTCCTCTGATTCATCTCTGGTCTTCTCTTTCAACGGGTCCAACCACGTCGCTGTGGTGCCTGATGCAGTTGTGTCTGCGTTATCAGGGGACCATTTCACTCTACAGCTGTGGATGCGAAGAGGTGGAGCCAACATCCAACCTGCGACCACTCAGACTAGAGGAAATCGGAAGGAGGAAGAGACTATTGTTTGCAGCACTGTCAAAAATG ATGACTCCTTCTCCCACTACTCCCTCTCCGTCCACGGCTGCCGCCTCTCTCTCTTCTACTGGCCTGACGTCTCAGCCGCACGGCCTGTCAAGTTCCTCTGGAAACTGGAGCAG GTGTGTGACAGCGAATGGCATCACCTCTCTCTCAGTGTCCAGTTCCCTTCTGTGACCCTGTACGTCGatggtgtgacctttgacccagcCCTCATCCATGACAACGGAGCCATTCCAAACCCTGCCCCCCGCCAGAGGATGTTCATTGGTGCCTGCTGGG AGCCAGAAGAGGAACAGAAGGAGATACTAAATAACACCATCCCAGAGGGTAAAGACTCAG TAAAGTATATAGGTGGTTACCATGGCCTGTTGTCGGGGGTGACGGTGCGTCCTGGCAGCGTGGAGCCTCACAGTGTGGTGGAGTGTCTGTATGCCTGCAGGGAGGGTCTGGACTTTGGAGACCTGGAGACTCTGGGCTCTGGAATGAAG GTTCATGTGAACCCCAGCCAGTCGGTCCTAGTGTTGGAGGGCGATGATATCGAGAGCTTCAACCGTGCTGTACAACAGGTCACCTACCGAAACTCTCTACGCTTCGCCACCCCTGGAGTCCGGCCTCTCAAACTAACCACCTCACTCAG ATGTTTCAATGAGGAGAGCTGTCTGTCCCTGAAGCAGCTGGAAGGCTACCTGGTGGTCCTCCAGCCCGATGCCCCTCAGATCTCTCTGTCTGGAGTCGGTCCTCACCTGGCTCGTCCTGCTCCCGAGTTCGAAGGCCCCCGAGGCGTCCCGCTTTTCCCCGAGCTTCGGATTGTCTGTTCCCTCTCTCACGCTGTCAACACAGCTGCACAGGGGATGGAGGGAGGAG CTCTGATGTCAGATGCAGTGGCTCACACTCTGGACGGCTGTGAGGTGCAGCCGCTGGGGGAGGAGCTAAACCCAGAGCGAGAGGAGCTTCTGGTGGACATGGATGTTGTACGTGAGCGGGGACTGGAGATCATTAACACCACTGCTTATATTGCCATCACAG GTGCAGAATCCATCTCTGTGTACGAGGACGTCCTTCGTTCAGTTCGCTACAGACTCGCCAAAGGCTCTGCCCGCTTCGAGAGGCGGTTCCGCCTGTCCTGCTCTGAGATGAATGGCAGATATACAAGCAATGAATTGACTCTGGAG GTGAACTTCCTCCACTCTCTGGACAGTTTATACCACCCATCCCACCTTCTCGCCTCCCAGCAGCAGTTCCTCCATCCATCCCACCATGCCGGGGAGTTGAGTGGACACACTCTGCCTAATCCACACCGCAACTCAG TGGTTCCAGGAGCAGCCACCGTCATCATAATGGTGTGTGTGGGCTTCCTGGTTGTTATGGTGATCCTTGGTGTTTTCCGAATCCGCTCTATCCACCGCCGAGGTGAAGGTTCCAGGGGCGGGGCTAAAGAGGGTAGTAACCAATGGGATGACTCGGCCCTCACCATAATAGTCAACCCCATGGAG TCTTACGAGTCCCGCATGGGCATCTCTGCTGACAcggagggagagggggaggaggatgaggaggtagCAGAGTCACCTGATGATGCGAGTGACGACCAGCGAATCATCATCAAGAAGGAGGGGAGAGACAGCAACGCCCGTCGCTACTGA